CATTAATCACTGATATACCTTGGGCTGTTGTGATTAATCGGACCTGACCTCGATACCATCGATCTTTGATGTAAACAAAACCACCTTCAGAAGGCTCAATGGAAAGTTGCCATCCCTTTTTGCCAAAAAAAGTGACAGCCCCGGGAGTGGATTTGGCAAAGAAACCTTCCAAGGGGGGTAATGCTCCTACCGTTGTCCCTTGACCATTGACGATGTTGGCAGAGGTGGAACTCCCGATCACGACATCCCCTTGCCCTTGTAATAGGGCGATGCGTAACTCTAATGCGATCGCAGGACTTGCAACCAAAGACAGCAGCAGGGATAAGCATCCCGTACAGAACGGCAGATAGCGATGAAGTTTGAATTGAGATGCCGATAACATAAGCCAATGATGAACTGAGAAATTGAGCAACATAACCAGGAATGGCACTGAAAACCGAGGGTCTAGTCCCCCTTGCCCTAAAAGGAGTTTGACATCATACGGGCCATAACCTGCATGATTTTATGACAGGCTGACGGGTAGGTAAAGTCAAAATATTTAGCTGCGAGGAGGAAAATACCTTCATTCATGACTGCCTACAGCAGGGAAAGTTGCCCATTCAGCCACAATCCTCAAATTTTCGTTCGAATTATAGTTGCTAATGGATAATACCTAAATTCTTTGTCTTGGGCGTTGACTGCTCATAAAGGTTTAGCTTTTCCCCCTAGGTGACTTCCTGATCTGTCTCGTCGCTCTCAACAGTGGGAAAGGCATAGATGGCCAAGCCGCCTTTGGGTTATTAGATACCGTGGGTAGCATGGAAATCATTTTGTACCTTTTTCGTCAGCCGTTGGGAGATTTGTCGAACAATTTGCTGTAGCAACTTATCACCTGCTCCTTGAATCATTTTGCGAGGGAGACGAAGAATAAATTGAGGAAACACAATCGCAACGTCTAAAGCTAAGTCCCATTCCACCGAAGTTTGGGGGGGAGATGAATGATCGTCCGGATCAGAAGTCTCGTTCAAATACATAGCAGCTTGAAAGTCGACTTGATAGCAGTGATCAAACTTATTCTGGACAGGAATGGTCGTAATCCGGTAAACCCCTTCCTCTTGAGGGAGCAGCTCTAGGCCAATTTGGGGTTCCACTTCAAACCCAAAGGAGCCATACCGCCCCAAGGAGAGAATATATCCATTACTCCCCACTGGCTCTACCTTCATGGGATGCGCACATCGACAGAACCAGCCTTGATGAGCATCCAAATAGGCCATTACCGTGTCCTTATCAGCCTTAAGGTCCATTTGGCCTTTGAACTGATGTTTGAAATGGAGGGCTTGGGGCAAACTAGCTTCAAGTTCGGGATGGGTGACAGAGATAAACTGAACAAACCTAGATGAAGAATCTGATTGACTTATACATCCTGCTTCAGGACATGGAACGAGCTGCTTCTCTATATCTTGCTGCGTCTTGGATGAATGCATCTGCCTACCTATGACTCCGTCTTTAAAACCCTCATTCCTTAGGATCGACCAATTCCACTTAAATTTCGACAGTCGTCGAAAAATTAATATTTTGGAACCTTAGTGCAGTTTCTGAAGAAGAA
The genomic region above belongs to Acaryochloris sp. CCMEE 5410 and contains:
- a CDS encoding DUF1997 domain-containing protein produces the protein MHSSKTQQDIEKQLVPCPEAGCISQSDSSSRFVQFISVTHPELEASLPQALHFKHQFKGQMDLKADKDTVMAYLDAHQGWFCRCAHPMKVEPVGSNGYILSLGRYGSFGFEVEPQIGLELLPQEEGVYRITTIPVQNKFDHCYQVDFQAAMYLNETSDPDDHSSPPQTSVEWDLALDVAIVFPQFILRLPRKMIQGAGDKLLQQIVRQISQRLTKKVQNDFHATHGI